From Erwinia pyri, a single genomic window includes:
- the moaE gene encoding molybdopterin synthase catalytic subunit MoaE, protein METRIRVGSAPFDMGEEYRWLAACDEDGAVVTFTGKVRNHNLGDNVSALTLEHYPGMTEKALEEIVAEARERWPMQRVTVIHRIGELFPGDEIVMVGVSGAHRAGAFAAAEFIMDYLKTRAPFWKREATPEGDRWVESRDSDHESAARWK, encoded by the coding sequence ATGGAGACGAGGATCAGAGTTGGCTCCGCGCCGTTCGACATGGGCGAAGAGTATCGCTGGCTGGCGGCCTGTGATGAAGATGGTGCGGTTGTGACCTTTACCGGAAAAGTGCGGAATCACAACCTGGGGGATAACGTGTCGGCGCTGACCCTGGAGCACTATCCGGGCATGACTGAAAAAGCGCTGGAAGAGATTGTCGCCGAAGCGCGTGAGCGTTGGCCGATGCAGCGCGTCACGGTTATTCATCGCATTGGTGAGTTATTCCCGGGCGATGAGATCGTGATGGTAGGCGTGAGCGGGGCGCACCGCGCAGGGGCGTTTGCTGCCGCCGAATTTATTATGGATTACCTGAAAACCCGGGCGCCCTTCTGGAAGCGGGAAGCCACGCCGGAGGGCGATCGCTGGGTGGAGTCCCGTGACAGCGACCATGAATCAGCGGCACGCTGGAAGTAG
- a CDS encoding Bax inhibitor-1/YccA family protein, with amino-acid sequence MDRYPRSNSSMVSQANTGLQTYMAQVYGWMTCGLLLTAFVAWFAANTPAVMELVFANRITFFGLIIVQLGLVFVLSGMVHKLSGAAATALFMLYSALTGLTLASIFLVYTYSSIASTFVVTGGMFGVMSFWGYTTKRDLSKMGSLLFMALIGIVLASLVNIWLKSSALMWAVTYIGVVVFVGLTAYDTQKLKNIGEGINVEDKENLRRYSILGALTLYLDFINLFLMLLRIFGNRR; translated from the coding sequence ATGGATCGATATCCACGTTCCAACAGTTCTATGGTTTCGCAGGCCAACACCGGTTTGCAGACTTATATGGCTCAGGTTTACGGCTGGATGACGTGCGGTCTGTTGCTGACCGCCTTTGTTGCATGGTTTGCGGCGAACACGCCTGCGGTCATGGAGCTGGTCTTCGCCAACCGCATCACTTTCTTTGGTCTGATTATTGTGCAGTTAGGGTTGGTATTTGTGCTTTCCGGTATGGTGCACAAGCTTAGCGGGGCGGCAGCGACGGCGCTGTTTATGCTCTATTCCGCGCTAACTGGCCTTACCCTGGCAAGTATTTTCCTTGTTTACACCTACTCCTCTATCGCCAGCACTTTTGTGGTGACCGGCGGGATGTTTGGTGTCATGAGTTTCTGGGGTTACACCACAAAACGCGACCTCAGCAAAATGGGTAGCCTGCTGTTTATGGCGCTGATCGGCATTGTGCTGGCTTCACTGGTGAATATCTGGCTGAAAAGCTCTGCGCTGATGTGGGCCGTGACCTATATCGGCGTGGTGGTGTTTGTCGGGCTGACCGCCTATGACACGCAGAAGCTGAAGAATATCGGTGAAGGGATTAATGTTGAAGATAAAGAGAACCTGCGTCGCTACTCGATTCTGGGAGCATTAACGCTCTATCTGGACTTTATCAACCTGTTCCTGATGCTGCTGCGTATCTTCGGCAACCGCCGCTAG
- a CDS encoding lysylphosphatidylglycerol synthase domain-containing protein, whose amino-acid sequence MSAAQSRWKWVKKILTWLFFIAVVVLLVVYARKVNWHDVIEVITHYNRVAILSSVALVIVSYLTYGLYDLIGQAYCGHKLQKRQVMLVSFICYAFNLTLSTWVGGVAMRYRLYSRLGLESSTITRIFSLSIATNWLGYVLVAGVVFSTGMVPIPSGWFIGEGTLRTIGVALLAFVVVYLALCAFSKRRRWTVKGHKLALPSFRMAMLQFAVSSANWLVMGAIIWLLLAQRVDYPQVLGVLLISSIAGVIIHIPAGIGVLEAVFLALLGGEHLSHGSIIAALLAYRVLYFIAPLLLALVLYLWLEGQAKTLRQKNERDMQKS is encoded by the coding sequence ATGTCTGCTGCGCAATCCCGTTGGAAGTGGGTGAAGAAGATCCTCACCTGGCTGTTCTTTATCGCCGTCGTCGTGTTGCTGGTTGTCTATGCCCGTAAGGTGAACTGGCACGATGTGATTGAAGTGATAACCCATTACAACCGCGTCGCTATTTTGAGCTCCGTGGCGCTGGTAATAGTGAGTTATCTCACCTATGGCCTCTACGATCTGATAGGTCAGGCGTATTGCGGCCACAAGCTGCAAAAGCGCCAGGTGATGCTGGTGTCTTTTATCTGTTATGCCTTTAACCTGACGCTGAGCACCTGGGTTGGCGGCGTGGCAATGCGCTACCGACTCTACTCCAGGCTGGGACTGGAAAGCAGCACCATCACCCGTATTTTCTCGTTGAGCATCGCCACTAACTGGCTGGGTTATGTGCTGGTAGCGGGCGTGGTCTTCAGTACAGGCATGGTGCCCATTCCTTCCGGCTGGTTTATCGGCGAGGGAACGTTAAGAACTATCGGTGTGGCGCTGCTGGCGTTTGTGGTGGTTTATCTTGCGCTTTGCGCCTTCTCAAAGCGTCGTCGCTGGACGGTAAAAGGGCATAAGCTGGCGCTGCCATCTTTCCGTATGGCTATGCTTCAGTTTGCTGTTTCCAGCGCAAACTGGCTGGTGATGGGTGCCATTATCTGGCTGCTTCTGGCCCAGAGAGTCGATTATCCGCAGGTGCTGGGCGTGCTGTTAATCAGCAGTATTGCCGGAGTAATCATTCATATCCCGGCGGGCATTGGCGTGCTGGAAGCGGTATTCCTGGCGCTGCTGGGCGGCGAGCATCTCTCTCACGGCTCTATTATCGCTGCGCTGCTGGCCTACCGCGTACTCTACTTTATCGCCCCGTTGTTACTGGCGCTGGTGCTCTATCTGTGGCTGGAAGGACAGGCAAAAACGCTGCGGCAGAAGAACGAGCGGGATATGCAGAAGTCGTGA
- the moaD gene encoding molybdopterin synthase sulfur carrier subunit translates to MINVLFFAQVRELVGTGSVTMTQNYATVEALRAALVAKGDRWALALESGKILAAVNQTLVSPQHALKAGDEVAFFPPVTGG, encoded by the coding sequence ATGATTAACGTGCTGTTTTTTGCTCAGGTACGCGAGCTGGTGGGTACCGGAAGCGTGACCATGACCCAGAACTACGCCACGGTGGAAGCGCTGCGTGCGGCGCTGGTTGCCAAAGGCGACCGCTGGGCGCTGGCGCTGGAGTCGGGCAAGATCCTCGCTGCGGTTAATCAAACGCTGGTTTCTCCACAGCATGCGCTGAAAGCGGGTGACGAAGTCGCCTTCTTCCCACCGGTAACCGGAGGCTAG
- the moaA gene encoding GTP 3',8-cyclase MoaA, with product MVSQFTDNFDRKFYYLRLSITDVCNFRCNYCLPDGYKPQGASNKSFLSLDEIRRVTRAFAAAGTEKVRLTGGEPSLRRDFTEIIAAVRENSAIRQLAVTTNGYRLARDVAQWREAGLTALNVSIDSLDARQFHAITGQDKFHQVMSGIDAAFEAGFSKVKVNTVLMRDINHNSLQTFLEWIRPRPIQLRFIELMETGDGGNLFRKHHLSGEVIRDQLIMQGWIRQPGERSAGPAQVFRHPDYQGEIGLIMPYEKDFCATCNRLRVSATGKLHLCLFGDGGVSLRDLLQNDGQQAELQERIAASLRTKKQTHFLHQGNTGITQNLSYIGG from the coding sequence CTGGTGTCACAATTTACTGATAACTTCGATCGCAAGTTCTATTACCTGCGTCTGTCGATCACAGACGTCTGCAATTTTCGTTGCAACTACTGTCTGCCTGATGGCTACAAGCCACAGGGCGCCAGCAATAAAAGTTTCCTGTCGCTGGATGAGATCCGCCGCGTTACCCGTGCCTTCGCGGCTGCGGGGACGGAAAAAGTGCGTCTGACGGGCGGAGAACCTTCCCTGCGCCGTGATTTCACTGAGATCATCGCTGCCGTGCGTGAAAACAGTGCTATTCGCCAGCTGGCGGTGACCACCAACGGTTACCGTCTGGCCCGCGACGTAGCGCAGTGGCGCGAAGCGGGTCTCACCGCGCTCAATGTCAGCATCGACAGTCTGGATGCCCGCCAGTTTCATGCCATCACCGGTCAGGACAAATTTCATCAGGTGATGAGCGGCATTGATGCGGCATTTGAAGCTGGTTTCAGCAAAGTGAAAGTGAACACCGTGCTGATGCGTGACATTAACCATAACAGCCTCCAGACCTTCCTTGAGTGGATCCGCCCGCGACCCATTCAGCTACGCTTTATCGAGCTGATGGAGACGGGCGACGGCGGCAATCTGTTCCGCAAACATCATCTCTCTGGCGAAGTGATCCGCGACCAGCTGATTATGCAGGGCTGGATCCGTCAGCCAGGCGAGCGCAGCGCGGGGCCGGCTCAGGTGTTCCGTCATCCTGACTATCAGGGCGAAATCGGCCTGATCATGCCTTACGAAAAAGATTTCTGCGCCACCTGTAACCGGCTGCGGGTCTCCGCTACCGGCAAGCTGCATCTCTGTTTGTTTGGCGATGGCGGGGTTTCCCTGCGCGATCTGCTGCAAAATGACGGGCAGCAGGCCGAACTGCAGGAACGGATCGCCGCCAGCCTGCGAACCAAAAAGCAGACGCATTTCCTGCATCAGGGCAATACCGGCATTACGCAGAATCTCTCTTATATCGGCGGTTAA
- the moaB gene encoding molybdenum cofactor biosynthesis protein B, with the protein MAKPSAEFMPLNVAVLTVSDSRDAASDSSGDYLREALTEAGHQVLDHALVKDDRYRIRAVVSSWIASSDVQVVLVNGGTGFNSKNSTPEALLPLFDREIEGFGELFRMISYEDIGSSTLQSRAIAGIANQTVIFAVPGSTGACQLAWERIIQDQLDARTRPCHFVSHVKKP; encoded by the coding sequence ATGGCTAAACCTTCGGCTGAATTTATGCCGCTTAACGTGGCAGTACTGACCGTTTCTGACAGCCGCGATGCTGCCAGCGACAGCTCTGGCGACTATCTGCGCGAGGCGCTGACGGAAGCAGGTCATCAGGTGCTGGACCATGCGCTGGTGAAAGACGATCGCTACCGTATCCGGGCCGTGGTCTCCAGCTGGATTGCCAGCAGCGATGTGCAGGTAGTGCTGGTTAACGGCGGGACGGGATTTAACAGTAAAAACAGCACGCCTGAAGCGCTGCTGCCGCTGTTTGACCGCGAAATTGAAGGGTTCGGCGAACTGTTCCGCATGATCTCTTATGAAGATATCGGCTCCTCCACGCTGCAGAGCCGTGCCATAGCGGGCATCGCTAATCAGACGGTGATTTTTGCGGTACCGGGTTCCACCGGCGCCTGCCAGCTTGCGTGGGAGCGGATTATTCAGGATCAGCTCGATGCCCGTACCCGCCCCTGTCATTTTGTTTCGCACGTGAAGAAGCCTTAA
- a CDS encoding methyl-accepting chemotaxis protein: protein MQKTTAKRKMSTRTLMLVAGALTITLGFTITIGLLSWQSSQHQRKLAEDYLGKIAESNALSVQKELEYARTVARNLGQSLIALPASGITDRKVGEELMKYSLKQNPDYLSMSVIFEENAFDGRDAEFAQQPDSAPKGRFARFVDRDASGSFALHNLDSIFKPGQGDYYLIPQKLKKDVLTEPYSYAYNGVDTLLTSVAAVVLDDDKLKAVITSDISLATLQKTVGAIKPWEGLGYALLLSNKGLVVSSPDKAMAGKPYKGVTDEFTQQVVEHFDTTLGENVLETWRPITVGTSNLPWYLGIVTPVSAVMAEANRQLMHALIMMLLSIVIVCTVLGLIFTRKIAKPIGGEPSQAAEIALGVAEGDLSAEIPVAARDRQSIFFAMQTMQQQLRTMVGEIISASDSVRQGAEEIASGNLDLASRTEQQAAALEETAASMEQLTATVKHNADNAHQATSLTENATDIAQRGEILVQQVVQIMQQIDESSRKIGAITSIINGIAFQTNILALNAAVEAARAGEQGRGFAVVAAEVRSLAQRSANAVKDISALIGESTQRVNHGVSLVQDAGRTMQEMTAAVNSVKTIIGEIVHASDEQSQGIGQVTVAVNQMDGATQQNSALVQQMSAAAASLEEQAKQLAQTVQIFRLDAA from the coding sequence ATGCAGAAAACCACCGCCAAACGCAAAATGAGCACCCGAACGCTGATGCTTGTTGCGGGCGCTCTGACCATCACTCTTGGCTTTACCATCACCATAGGCCTGCTCAGCTGGCAGTCAAGCCAGCATCAGCGCAAACTGGCTGAAGATTACCTGGGGAAGATTGCGGAAAGTAACGCCCTCAGCGTTCAGAAAGAGCTTGAATATGCCCGCACGGTGGCACGCAATCTTGGCCAGAGTCTGATCGCCCTGCCCGCTTCGGGCATCACCGACCGTAAGGTTGGTGAAGAGTTAATGAAATACTCCCTGAAGCAGAATCCGGACTATCTCTCAATGTCGGTGATTTTCGAAGAAAATGCGTTTGACGGTCGTGACGCGGAGTTTGCCCAACAGCCCGACTCTGCACCGAAAGGGCGTTTTGCGCGCTTTGTCGATCGCGACGCTTCAGGCAGCTTTGCGCTGCACAATCTCGACTCCATCTTCAAGCCGGGTCAGGGTGATTACTATTTAATCCCGCAAAAGTTAAAAAAAGATGTTCTGACCGAGCCTTACAGCTATGCCTACAACGGCGTCGATACGCTGCTGACTTCGGTTGCGGCCGTGGTGCTTGATGATGACAAGCTTAAAGCGGTGATCACTTCTGATATTTCTCTGGCTACTTTACAGAAAACCGTGGGTGCGATTAAGCCGTGGGAAGGCTTGGGTTATGCCCTGCTGCTTTCCAATAAAGGTCTGGTCGTTTCCAGCCCGGATAAAGCGATGGCCGGTAAGCCCTACAAGGGCGTGACCGATGAGTTTACTCAGCAGGTAGTGGAGCATTTTGACACTACGCTGGGTGAAAATGTGCTGGAAACCTGGCGACCTATCACCGTCGGTACCAGCAATCTGCCGTGGTATCTGGGAATTGTCACGCCCGTCAGTGCGGTAATGGCGGAAGCGAATCGTCAGCTGATGCACGCCCTGATCATGATGCTTCTGAGCATAGTGATTGTCTGTACCGTACTGGGGCTGATCTTCACCCGCAAGATAGCCAAACCGATCGGCGGCGAACCTTCTCAGGCGGCAGAGATAGCGCTGGGCGTGGCAGAAGGCGATCTGAGCGCTGAGATCCCGGTAGCTGCACGCGATCGTCAGAGTATTTTCTTTGCGATGCAAACCATGCAGCAGCAATTAAGGACCATGGTGGGCGAGATTATTTCCGCCAGCGACTCTGTTCGTCAGGGCGCGGAAGAGATTGCCTCCGGTAACCTTGATCTTGCTTCCCGTACAGAGCAGCAGGCCGCTGCGCTGGAAGAGACGGCAGCGAGCATGGAGCAGCTAACCGCTACGGTGAAACATAATGCCGATAATGCGCACCAGGCGACATCGCTGACAGAGAATGCGACAGATATTGCTCAGCGCGGCGAGATTTTGGTTCAGCAAGTTGTACAAATTATGCAGCAGATCGATGAAAGTTCCCGCAAAATTGGCGCCATTACCAGCATCATTAACGGCATCGCTTTCCAGACAAACATTCTGGCGCTGAACGCCGCCGTTGAAGCGGCCCGCGCGGGTGAACAGGGTCGCGGTTTCGCCGTGGTTGCTGCTGAAGTGCGCAGTCTGGCGCAGCGAAGCGCTAACGCGGTTAAAGATATCTCTGCGCTGATTGGCGAGTCTACACAGCGGGTCAATCACGGCGTATCGCTGGTACAGGATGCAGGCAGAACCATGCAGGAGATGACTGCTGCGGTGAATTCCGTGAAGACCATTATTGGTGAGATTGTGCATGCCTCTGATGAGCAGTCGCAGGGAATTGGGCAGGTGACGGTAGCGGTTAACCAGATGGATGGCGCTACTCAGCAGAACTCCGCGCTGGTGCAGCAGATGTCTGCGGCTGCCGCTTCACTGGAAGAGCAGGCGAAACAGCTGGCGCAAACGGTACAGATCTTCCGACTGGATGCAGCTTAA
- a CDS encoding gluconeogenesis factor YvcK family protein codes for MRNRTLADLDRVVALGGGHGLGRVMSALSPLGSRLTGIVTTTDNGGSTGRIRRSEGGIAWGDMRNCLNQLIAEPSVASAMFEYRFSGNGELAGHNLGNLMLKALDHLSVRPFEAINLIRNLLKVDAFLIPMSEQPVDLVAVDSEGNQIYGETAIDQMQQPPQELMLSPTVSATREAIEAVAEADLILIGPGSFYTSLMPVLLMPDMAQALRRTPATMVFIGNLGRELSPATAQLTLEGKLAMMEKYIGKKVIDAVVVGPSVDTRNVTDRVVIQEPLEAADIKYRHDRQLLHIAIEHAVQAIKSA; via the coding sequence ATGCGTAATCGCACGTTAGCCGATCTCGACAGGGTAGTGGCACTGGGCGGCGGACATGGCCTGGGACGGGTGATGTCTGCGCTCTCCCCGTTGGGATCCCGGCTGACCGGTATCGTCACCACTACAGATAACGGTGGATCTACCGGACGCATTCGTCGCTCTGAAGGGGGGATCGCCTGGGGCGATATGCGCAACTGCCTTAATCAGCTGATTGCCGAACCCAGCGTGGCCTCGGCCATGTTTGAGTATCGCTTCAGCGGCAACGGCGAGCTGGCAGGTCATAATCTGGGAAACCTGATGCTGAAAGCGCTGGATCATCTCAGCGTCCGCCCTTTTGAAGCGATCAATCTGATCCGTAATCTGCTCAAAGTGGATGCCTTCCTGATCCCGATGTCCGAGCAGCCGGTGGATCTGGTCGCTGTCGACAGCGAAGGCAACCAGATTTATGGCGAAACCGCTATCGATCAGATGCAGCAGCCGCCGCAGGAGCTGATGCTTTCCCCTACCGTCAGCGCTACCCGGGAAGCGATTGAAGCGGTGGCCGAAGCGGATTTAATTCTGATTGGTCCCGGCAGTTTCTACACCAGTCTGATGCCGGTGCTGCTGATGCCTGATATGGCGCAGGCGCTGCGCCGCACGCCAGCCACCATGGTGTTTATCGGCAACCTAGGCCGGGAGCTGAGTCCCGCGACGGCGCAGCTTACGCTGGAGGGAAAACTGGCGATGATGGAAAAATATATCGGTAAAAAGGTGATTGATGCTGTGGTGGTAGGCCCCTCTGTCGATACCCGCAACGTCACCGACAGAGTGGTTATTCAGGAACCGCTGGAAGCCGCTGATATTAAATATCGCCACGACCGCCAGCTGCTGCATATTGCCATTGAACATGCAGTTCAGGCGATTAAGTCCGCCTGA
- the moaC gene encoding cyclic pyranopterin monophosphate synthase MoaC: MSQLTHINASGEAHMVDVSAKTETVREARAEAFVKMHPDTLKMIIDGSHHKGDVFATARIAGIQAAKRTWELIPLCHPLLLSKVEVTLFADEANSQVRIESLCRLTGKTGVEMEALTAASVAALTIYDMCKAVQKDISIEQCRLLSKSGGKSGDFLAVPHD; this comes from the coding sequence ATGTCTCAGTTAACCCACATTAATGCCTCTGGCGAGGCGCACATGGTGGATGTTTCCGCCAAGACTGAAACCGTACGTGAAGCGCGTGCCGAAGCGTTTGTAAAAATGCATCCCGATACGTTGAAGATGATTATCGACGGCAGCCATCACAAAGGGGATGTGTTTGCCACCGCGCGCATCGCTGGCATTCAGGCTGCCAAGCGTACCTGGGAGCTGATCCCGCTCTGCCACCCGCTGTTGTTGAGCAAGGTCGAGGTGACGCTGTTTGCCGATGAGGCTAACAGTCAGGTGCGTATTGAGTCGCTCTGTCGTCTGACCGGCAAGACGGGTGTGGAGATGGAAGCGCTGACGGCGGCCTCCGTGGCGGCGTTGACCATCTACGATATGTGTAAAGCCGTGCAAAAAGATATCAGCATTGAGCAGTGTCGTTTGCTCAGCAAAAGCGGCGGCAAGTCTGGTGATTTTCTGGCGGTTCCCCATGATTAA
- the clsB gene encoding cardiolipin synthase ClsB: MNMEWRDGNRLRLLENGEEYFPRVFEAIRRAREFVLLETFILFEDEVGKELHAVLLEAAKRGVKVEMLLDGYGSNDLSDEFVTALTSAGVRFVYYDPRPLVLGMRTNIFRRLHRKIVVCDGDIAFVGGINYSAEHNSSYGAEAKQDYAVEVKGPIVDDITAYVQQSLNSEEITRRWWGGRSHRPAKNATPGEAQILFVWRDNDEHRDDIEQHYIDMLRSAKKEVIIANAYFFPGYKLLREMRSAAQRGVSVKLIVQGEPDMPIVKVGAELLYNYLVGGGVEIYEYIRRPLHAKIAIQDDYWSTVGSSNLDPLSLSLNLEANLIVHDRTFNEIVRSKLNRLLQEDCKRVEESQLPRQNWWQLGKSVVVFHFLRHFPAIAGWLPAHTPKLAQISPPVQPELETQDRVEPDKERVKS; encoded by the coding sequence ATGAATATGGAGTGGCGCGATGGCAATCGCCTGCGCCTGCTGGAAAACGGCGAAGAGTACTTCCCACGCGTATTTGAAGCTATCCGCCGTGCGCGAGAGTTCGTGCTGCTGGAAACCTTTATCCTCTTTGAAGATGAGGTAGGAAAAGAGCTGCATGCGGTGCTGCTGGAAGCGGCAAAACGCGGGGTTAAAGTTGAGATGCTGCTGGACGGGTATGGATCTAACGACCTCTCCGATGAGTTTGTCACCGCCCTGACCTCGGCTGGCGTGCGGTTCGTTTACTACGATCCCCGCCCTTTAGTGTTGGGGATGCGTACCAACATATTCCGTCGTCTGCATCGTAAAATTGTGGTGTGCGACGGTGACATCGCTTTTGTCGGCGGCATCAACTACTCCGCAGAGCACAATTCCAGCTATGGTGCAGAAGCGAAGCAGGATTATGCCGTTGAGGTGAAAGGTCCGATTGTTGATGACATCACCGCCTATGTGCAGCAGTCGCTGAACAGCGAAGAGATTACCCGCCGCTGGTGGGGCGGCCGTTCGCATCGTCCGGCCAAAAATGCCACGCCGGGCGAGGCACAAATTCTGTTTGTCTGGCGAGATAATGACGAACACCGGGATGATATTGAGCAGCACTATATCGACATGCTGCGCAGTGCAAAAAAGGAGGTGATCATTGCCAACGCCTACTTCTTCCCGGGCTATAAGCTGCTGCGGGAGATGCGCAGCGCTGCGCAAAGAGGCGTCTCGGTGAAACTGATCGTTCAGGGTGAACCCGATATGCCGATAGTGAAAGTCGGCGCCGAGCTGCTTTATAACTATCTGGTGGGCGGCGGTGTGGAGATTTATGAGTATATCCGTCGTCCGCTGCATGCCAAGATCGCCATCCAGGACGATTACTGGTCAACCGTCGGCTCCAGTAATCTGGATCCCTTGAGTCTCTCCCTGAATCTGGAGGCGAACCTGATCGTTCACGACCGGACCTTTAATGAAATAGTCCGGAGTAAACTTAACCGTCTGCTGCAAGAAGATTGTAAACGCGTGGAGGAGAGCCAGCTCCCCCGCCAGAACTGGTGGCAGCTGGGGAAAAGCGTGGTGGTATTCCACTTTCTGCGTCATTTCCCGGCCATCGCTGGCTGGCTGCCGGCCCATACGCCGAAGCTGGCGCAAATCTCTCCTCCTGTTCAGCCTGAGCTGGAAACCCAGGATCGTGTTGAGCCTGATAAAGAGCGAGTAAAATCCTGA
- a CDS encoding DUF1615 domain-containing protein: MVLAGCTSQPKKDLPERRPADVKAQIAQLLPAKVSDRQGWSNDIFAAFNGQGLDPSVSNLCSVIAVTDQESTFSADATVAGLPKIAWGEIDRRAAKLHIPSFVVRTALMINSPNGKSYTARLDNVRSEKELSAIFDDFINMVPMGQTLFGNLNPIHTGGPMQVSIAFAEAHAKGYPWPVDGSIRREVFTRRGGVWFGTMHLLGYPANYSRQIYRFADFNAGWYASRNAAFQAAVSRLSGIKLTLDGDLILYGSDQAGSTELAVRTLKSRLDMSDRAIRSALEKGQSIEFEKTDLWQQVFALADKNAGGRQPREMLPGIKLESPKITRNLTTAWFAQRVNGRYQSCLARGK, from the coding sequence ATGGTGCTGGCAGGCTGTACCAGCCAGCCGAAAAAGGATCTGCCGGAGCGCCGCCCGGCAGATGTTAAAGCACAGATAGCGCAACTGCTGCCTGCAAAGGTGAGCGACCGTCAGGGATGGAGTAACGACATTTTTGCTGCGTTTAACGGTCAGGGGCTGGATCCCAGCGTCTCTAATCTCTGCTCGGTGATCGCAGTCACCGATCAGGAGTCCACCTTCAGCGCGGATGCAACCGTGGCAGGCCTGCCTAAAATTGCCTGGGGCGAAATAGACCGCCGCGCCGCAAAGCTGCATATTCCCTCTTTTGTCGTTCGCACTGCGTTGATGATCAACTCTCCCAACGGGAAAAGTTATACCGCAAGACTGGATAACGTGCGCAGCGAGAAGGAGCTGAGCGCGATTTTTGACGATTTCATCAATATGGTGCCGATGGGGCAGACGCTGTTTGGCAATCTCAACCCTATCCATACCGGTGGGCCAATGCAGGTCAGCATTGCGTTTGCGGAAGCGCACGCCAAAGGGTATCCCTGGCCTGTAGACGGTTCCATTCGCCGTGAGGTATTTACCCGGCGCGGCGGCGTCTGGTTCGGAACGATGCATCTGCTGGGCTATCCGGCGAATTACAGTCGGCAAATTTACCGGTTTGCCGATTTCAATGCCGGCTGGTATGCCAGCCGTAATGCGGCCTTCCAGGCGGCAGTATCGCGGCTGAGCGGCATTAAATTGACGCTTGATGGCGATCTGATCCTGTACGGCTCTGACCAGGCTGGCTCTACGGAACTTGCCGTAAGGACGCTGAAATCGCGTCTGGATATGAGCGATCGTGCTATCCGCAGTGCGCTGGAGAAGGGCCAAAGTATAGAGTTTGAAAAAACGGATTTATGGCAGCAGGTCTTTGCCCTGGCCGATAAGAATGCCGGAGGACGTCAGCCGCGAGAGATGCTGCCTGGCATCAAGCTTGAAAGCCCGAAAATCACCCGTAACCTGACCACCGCCTGGTTTGCCCAACGTGTGAATGGACGTTACCAAAGCTGTCTGGCGCGCGGGAAATAG